Proteins from a single region of Chloroflexota bacterium:
- a CDS encoding PaaI family thioesterase, which produces MLLDTILELLQEQHGDRMSEFLLPPPVFTIMEGEFVSFDREAATLTTRFPVLERFFNPYHMVQGGIIAAAVDNTFGPLSMLVAPPNVTRRLEMKYSRPVTMDVEVIVVAARLVAREESTLTFAADVRSPDGTLLARARATHWIL; this is translated from the coding sequence ATGCTGCTTGATACGATTTTGGAACTCCTGCAAGAACAACATGGCGATCGAATGTCGGAGTTTTTGCTGCCGCCACCTGTTTTTACCATCATGGAGGGGGAGTTTGTCTCCTTTGACAGGGAGGCAGCCACCCTGACCACCCGTTTTCCCGTCCTGGAGCGATTCTTCAACCCCTATCATATGGTGCAGGGAGGAATCATTGCTGCCGCGGTGGACAATACCTTTGGACCTCTGAGCATGCTGGTTGCGCCTCCCAATGTGACGCGCCGGCTCGAGATGAAATACAGCCGTCCAGTCACCATGGATGTCGAGGTGATCGTCGTGGCCGCCAGGCTCGTGGCCCGCGAGGAGTCCACACTCACTTTCGCCGCGGATGTGCGCAGCCCCGATGGCACTTTGCTGGCGAGAGCGAGGGCAACGCACTGGATTCTATGA